From a single Apium graveolens cultivar Ventura chromosome 2, ASM990537v1, whole genome shotgun sequence genomic region:
- the LOC141707965 gene encoding E3 ubiquitin-protein ligase UPL1-like isoform X1 — translation MKLKRKRAVEVPPRIRSFINNVIATQLESIGEPLRSFVWDFDKGDFHQWVDLFNHFDSFFEKYIKSRKDLQVEDNFLGSDPPFPKDAVLQILRVIRIILENCTNKHFYSSYEQHLSSLLASTDADVVEACLQTLAAFLKKAVGKYVIRDSGLHSKLFAFAQGWGGKEEGLGLVACAVLDGSDQVSNDLGSTLHFEFYADDSSNVLPASEQPIQGLQIIHLPNVNSYQVSDIELLQKLVQEYKVPSALRFFLLTRLRFARAFSSLASRQQYTCVRLYAFMVLVQSCSDTEDLVSFFNTEPEFINELVTLLSYEDAVPEKIRILSLLCLVALCQDRSRQPSVLIAVTSGGHRGILSSLMQKAIDSVSSSSKWSVIFAEALLSLVTVLVSSSSGCSAMREAGFIPTLLPLLKDTDPQHLHLVSTAVHVLEAFMDYSNPAAALFRDLGGLDDTISRLKVEVSYVENHINQQGASVVSPAFRTEVAAASSSELDSGQPLYSEALVASHRRSLMKALLRAISLGTYAPGSTSRIYGSEECLLPLCLCIIFRKAKEFGGGVFSLAATVMSDLIHKDPTCFSVLETAGLPSAFLDAIMDGVLCSAEAITCIPQCLDALCLSNSGLQAVRDRGALRCFVKIFTSKIYLRVLTGDTPGSLSSGLDELMRHASSLRVPGVEMLIEIMNAIAKLGSSSEVSHSSNDSQGCSTPVLMVTDPEEQNLIQMGGDESCQAESSEKLPEPTSDALLTNIEWFLPEYITNATRLLETILQNSDTCRIFIEKKGTEAVLQFFRLPLMPLSASVGQSISAAFKNFSPQHSASLVRSACSFLREHLKLTHELLSSSGGTHFIQLEVVNLMKLLRCLAGLDGIVSVCSSLLKTTTVVISELATSDADVLKELGRVYREIHWQISLCSDIKVDEKQNITVESENAEAAVSITAGRESDDDVTIPVVRYMNPVSVRNNSHPQWGIGRDFLSVVRSSEGFSRRSRHGLARIRGGRTSRNLETLQMDSEVTANSIELPSSQDMKKKSPEVLTMEILKKLSSTLRCFFVALVKGFTLPSRRRSETGSLGAASKSIGTALAKLFLEAFGFSTYSTSAELSLSVKCRYLGKVVDDMTALVFDNRRRTCYTAMINNFYVHGTFKELLTTFEATSQLLWTLPYALPQSTIEHDNSLEGGKLAHNSWLVETLLSYCRVLEYFVNSTILLSPASASQAQLLVQPVAVGLSIGLFPVPRDPEVFVRMLQSQVLDVILPVWNHAMFPNCNPGFISSVVSLVTHIYSGVGDAKKQIGVTGSTNQRLVAPPPDESTIATIVEMGFTRARAEEALRHVGTNSVEMAMEWLFSHVEDPVQEDDELARALALSLGSSSEMSKVDNTDKPVDDIREEGSATVPPVDDILASAMKLLHTSDTMAFPLTDLLITLCSRNKGEDRAKVTAYLTQQLKLCPLQLVKDSTALCMVSHTLALLLNEDENSRDIAARNGIAVIAIDFLINFKAGIVLDNELVVPKCITALLLILDILSQSKPKIPCQSIQANPVGSLADPISEPSPISAPEHASETKSAPEEGLGKKLAADTLDRGMDGTIENIFGSSTGYLTLEESSRLLVVACELIKLHVPPLVMQALLQLCARLTKTHALALQFLEFGGLVALFNIPISCFFPGYDTVASAIIRHLIEDPQTLQTAMELEIRQTLSGNRNAGRVAVRAFLTSMAPVISRDPGVFMRAAASVCQLESPGGRTFVVLSKEKEKERDKSKVRVESGALPNECVRISESKIHDIPGKCAKGHKKFPANLAQVIDQLLEILMKYSAPKREEGCTNYSSAMEVDESLTKVKGKTKVDDTRKTESNTVEKSAGLAKVTFVLKLLSDILLMYVHAVGVILKRDAEICQLRGLNVLESAGHCGILHHVLNYLVPPSVDRTSGPDEWRVKLSEKASWFLVVLCGRSSEGRRRVISEIVKTLKSLSNLESNSSRNHLWPDKKVLAFVDLVYSILSKNSSSSNLPGTGCSPDIAKSMIDGGIVQCLSSILQVIDLDHPDASEVVNLILKALEILTRAAHAGEQLFKPETLDKKNLVGTGQNSDNQVNATLAAETVESDQNHRLHQSNSEGGANQQPDGSAQRENAVPNQSLEQEMRIEVDETVTSNTATDMGIDFMREEMEDGDMINNAEQIEMTFHVENRGDNDMGEEDDDMGVDGEDDEDDDEGEDDEEDLGEDGTALMSLADTDVEDHDDAALGDDYNDDMVDEDEDDFHENRVIEVRWREALDGLDHLQVLGQPGVDSGLIDVAGEPFEGVNVDDLFGLRRPMGFDRRRQTSRNSLERSTTEGNGLQHPFLLRTTQSSDLASTWSSGGNSSRDLESLSAGSFDVAHLYMFDAPVLPYDNVPIGVFGERLSGASAPTSADFSVGLESLRVPGRRAPGVGRWTDDGYPQVGSQAATVAQAVEEHFIYQLRGNAPSENPPEIQSNVSESQEKHSDGPLISDSQIAVRIDGSEAQQSEDQHCESGHETAQEINQTGDGIGVGVEEVGGDNLDSTSNIPDNMEIGEEVPQSDAPFQDLNNDVSATIDFRSNIDTSNLEMSNPGRGDCHGSSAHEDDDIVMNGSQMEENPTGEPVPSQADGEDQPLIPNLRVDQDTSEINVSHLSDEAPNANGIDPTFLEALPEDLRAEVLASQQAQPAQPAPAPTPTYAQPTTEEIDPEFLAALPPDIQAEVLAQQRAQRVAQQAEGRPVEMDNASIIATFPPDLREEVLLTSSEAVLSALPSPLLAEAQMLRDRAMSHYQAHSLFGNNHRHTHRRNGLGFDRQAVMDRGVGVTISRRTSSATEGSKLKEVEGEPLLDANALKALIRLLRLAQPLGKGLLQRLLLNLCAHSITRANLIRYLLDMIDPGTEGSSKSTCQRLYGCQSNVVYGRSQLLHGLPPLVLRRVLEIMTYLATNHSAVANILFYFDPSIAQNSLHPNCLEMKTDKGKEKIVEEKDMVTCTGRPRERDVPLILLLKLLSQPLFLRSVAHLEQVMGLLQVVVFAAASKLDCEAHSEPGGASISETFSVKAGVSGVQDSSSVLERESNSSGLLQNLVQSEGELALDTIQSSDGLTTSVRQKSSNARDIFMQLPQSDLHSLCSLLGHEGLSDKVYLLAGEILKKLALVVAPHRKYFILELSEQAHNLSSSAVSELVTLRNTQMLGLSAGSMAGAAILRVLQTLSSLTLPKIEGEKSVENDGEQEELATMWKLNVSLDPLWQELSNCISATESQLAQSSVNSIMSNTNVGEQIQGTSSLSPLPPGTQRLLPFIEAFLVLCEKLQAKSSITQQDHANATAREVKEFSGSSASFSTKCGIDSLRRLDGAITFMRFAEKHRRLLNAFVRQNPSLLEKSLSMILKAPRLIDFDNKRAYFRSRIRQQHEQHISGPLRVGVRRAYILEDSYNQLRMRPTQELKGRLNVHFQGEEGIDAGGLTREWYQLLSRVIFDKGALLFTTGGNNATFQPNPNSVYQTEHLSYFKFVGRVVAKALYDGQLLDVYFTRSFYKHILGVKVTYHDIEAVDPDYYKNLKWMLENDVSEIPDLTFSMDADEEKHILYEKTEVTEYELKPGGGNIRVTEETKHEYVDLVAEHILTNAIRPQINSFLEGFNELIPRELISIFNDKELELLISGLPEIELDDLKTNTEYTGYTVASNVVQWFWEVVKTFNKEDTARFLQFVTGTSKVPLEGFKALQGISGPQKFQIHKAYGAPERLPSAHTCFNQLDLPEYASKDQLQERLLLAIHEASEGFGFG, via the exons ATGAAGTTAAAGCGCAAGAGGGCCGTGGAAGTG CCACCGAGAATTAGGTCATTCATCAATAATGTCATTGCTACTCAGCTTGAAAGTATAGGTGAACCCTTAAGAAGCTTTGTCTGGGACTTCGATAAG GGAGATTTTCACCAATGGGTTGATCTTTTTAATCACTTCGATTCTTTTTTTGAGAAGTACATAAAATCAAGAAAAGATTTGCAGGTTGAGGACAACTTCTTGGGATCAGATCCTCCTTTCCCAAAAGATGCTGTTCTTCAGATTCTCCGTGTAATTAGAATTATATTGGAGAACTGCACCAATAAGCACTTTTATAGCTCCTATGAG CAGCATCTTTCATCCCTACTTGCTTCCACTGACGCTGATGTGGTTGAGGCTTGCCTGCAAACATTAGCAGCATTTTTGAAGAAGGCTGTTGGAAAGTATGTAATAAGGGATTCTGGTCTTCATTCAAAATTATTTGCTTTTGCACAAGGTTGGGGAGGAAAGGAAGAAGGCCTTGGATTAGTTGCGTGTGCCGTACTGGATGGATCAGACCAAGTCTCTAATGACTTAGGTAGCACCCTTCACTTTGAGTTCTATGCAGATGATTCCTCAAATGTACTACCTGCATCAGAGCAACCAATTCAAGGGTTGCAGATTATTCATTTGCCGAATGTTAACAGCTACCAGGTATCTGACATTGAACTTTTGCAGAAGTTAGTTCAGGAGTACAAAGTCCCTTCTGCATTGAGATTTTTCCTATTGACAAGATTGCGGTTTGCTAGAGCTTTCAGCTCTCTGGCTTCACGCCAACAATACACATGTGTCCGCCTTTATGCATTTATGGTTCTTGTGCAATCATGCAGTGACACAGAAGATCTAGTGTCTTTTTTTAACACCGAGCCTGAGTTCATTAATGAGTTAGTTACATTGTTAAGCTATGAAGACGCAGTTCCTGAAAAAATCCGAATTCTCAGTCTGCTTTGCTTAGTTGCTCTTTGTCAAGATCGTTCACGCCAACCAAGTGTTTTAATTGCTGTAACCTCTGGCGGTCACCGTGGCATTTTGTCTAGCCTTATGCAGAAGGCTATTGATTCGGTCAGTAGTTCGTCAAAATGGTCAGTCATTTTCGCTGAGGCGCTGTTATCTCTTGTTACTGTTCTGGTTTCTTCTTCATCAGGTTGCTCTGCCATGCGGGAAGCGGGATTTATACCCACCCTTCTACCACTTCTTAAAGATACAGATCCCCAGCACTTACATTTAGTCAGCACTGCAGTACATGTTCTAGAAGCTTTCATGGATTACAGCAATCCTGCAGCTGCACTGTTTAGGGATTTGGGTGGCTTGGATGATACAATTTCGCGTCTAAAAGTAGAAGTTTCCTATGTTGAAAATCATATAAACCAACAAGGTGCGTCTGTTGTGAGTCCTGCATTTCGTACTGAGGTAGCTGCTGCCTCGTCTTCCGAGCTTGATAGTGGGCAACCACTATATTCAGAAGCATTAGTTGCATCACATCGCCGGTCTTTAATGAAAGCTTTACTGCGTGCCATATCTCTGGGGACTTATGCTCCTGGAAGTACATCACGGATATATGGTTCCGAGGAATGCCTGTTACCGCTTTGCTTATGCATTATATTTAGAAAGGCAAAAGAGTTTGGTGGTGGAGTCTTCTCACTTGCAGCAACCGTAATGAGTGATCTTATACATAAAGATCCTACATGCTTTTCTGTATTAGAAACAGCCGGTCTTCCTTCTGCTTTCTTAGATGCTATAATGGATGGTGTCCTTTGTTCTGCCGAAGCTATAACATGCATACCACAGTGCTTGGATGCGTTGTGTCTGAGCAATAGTGGTCTACAGGCTGTGAGGGACCGTGGTGCTTTAAGgtgttttgtgaagatatttacCTCAAAGATATACCTGCGTGTACTTACAGGAGATACTCCAGGATCCTTATCTAGCGGGCTTGATGAGTTAATGCGCCATGCTTCCTCATTGCGTGTTCCTGGAGTGGAAATGTTAATTGAAATCATGAATGCCATTGCAAAATTAGGTTCCAGTTCGGAGGTATCCCACTCATCTAATGACTCTCAGGGCTGCTCCACACCTGTTCTGATGGTTACTGATCCCGAAGAACAGAATCTGATCCAAATGGGAGGTGATGAATCATGCCAGGCTGAAAGCTCTGAAAAGCTCCCTGAGCCAACTTCTGATGCCTTACTGACAAATATAGAGTGGTTCCTCCCGGAATATATAACAAATGCTACTCGTCTTCTTGAAACAATTCTTCAAAATTCTGACACATGCCGTATTTTTATCGAGAAAAAGGGAACTGAAGCTGTATTGCAATTTTTCAGATTACCACTTATGCCTCTTTCAGCTTCTGTTGGTCAGAGTATATCTGCTGCATTTAAAAATTTTTCGCCACAGCATTCTGCATCTCTTGTTCGATCAGCCTGTTCATTTTTAAGAGAGCATTTGAAATTGACTCATGAACTTTTAAGTTCATCTGGTGGAACACACTTTATTCAGCTGGAAGTTGTAAACCTGATGAAGCTGCTGAGGTGTCTTGCTGGTCTTGATGGTATTGTTTCTGTTTGCAGTTCTTTGCTGAAGACTACAACCGTTGTTATATCTGAATTGGCCACTTCAGATGCAGATGTGTTGAAAGAACTTGGAAGGGTTTATAGGGAGATACATTGGCAAATATCATTGTGTAGTGATATTAAGGTGGACGAGAAGCAGAATATCACAGTAGAATCCGAAAATGCAGAGGCTGCTGTATCAATTACTGCTGGACGGGAGAGCGATGATGATGTAACTATTCCTGTGGTGAGGTACATGAATCCTGTTTCTGTGAGGAACAACTCACATCCCCAGTGGGGTATAGGACGTGATTTTCTTTCAGTGGTTCGCTCCAGTGAAGGTTTTAGTCGTCGTAGTCGGCATGGGTTGGCACGCATCCGGGGAGGAAGGACAAGTAGAAATTTGGAAACTCTACAGATGGATTCTGAGGTAACAGCCAATAGTATTGAGCTACCTTCTTCTCAAGATATGAAAAAGAAAAGCCCTGAAGTACTTACTATGGAAATTCTTAAAAAACTTTCATCCACTTTGCGGTGTTTCTTTGTTGCTCTCGTCAAAGGTTTCACATTGCCAAGCCGTAGAAGATCTGAGACTGGCTCATTAGGCGCTGCTTCTAAGAGCATTGGGACAGCCCTCGCGAAGCTTTTTTTGGAAGCTTTTGGTTTTTCAACATATTCCACTTCGGCTGAGCTATCATTATCTGTCAAGTGCCGCTACTTGGGCAAGGTAGTGGACGACATGACAGCTCTCGTATTTGATAATAGACGACGCACCTGTTATACAGCAATGATAAATAACTTTTATGTCCATGGTACCTTCAAAGAGCTACTAACAACATTTGAAGCTACGAGCCAGTTGTTGTGGACGCTGCCTTACGCACTGCCACAATCTACTATTGAACATGACAATAGTTTAGAGGGAGGGAAATTAGCTCATAATTCGTGGTTAGTTGAGACGTTGTTGAGTTACTGCCGCGTGCTTGAGTATTTTGTCAATTCAACTATACTTCTATCTCCAGCTTCTGCTTCCCAGGCCCAGTTGCTCGTTCAGCCTGTTGCAGTTGGTTTGTCAATTGGGTTATTCCCGGTTCCTAGAGACCCAGAAGTATTTGTTCGAATGTTGCAGTCCCAGGTCCTTGACGTGATACTTCCTGTGTGGAACCATGCTATGTTTCCAAATTGTAATCCGGGTTTTATTTCGTCTGTTGTCTCACTTGTTACACATATATACAGTGGTGTTGGAGATGCGAAGAAGCAGATTGGTGTGACAGGAAGTACGAACCAGAGACTGGTGGCTCCTCCACCTGATGAAAGTACCATTGCCACTATTGTAGAGATGGGTTTTACAAGAGCAAGAGCTGAGGAAGCACTTAGACATGTTGGGACTAATAGTGTTGAGATGGCGATGGAATGGCTTTTCTCACACGTTGAGGATCCTGTGCAGGAGGATGATGAACTGGCACGGGCTCTTGCTTTGTCCCTAGGTAGTTCCTCTGAGATGTCAAAAGTTGACAACACTGATAAACCAGTTGATGATATAAGAGAAGAGGGATCAGCAACTGTGCCTCCTGTTGATGACATCCTTGCATCAGCAATGAAACTGCTTCATACTAGTGATACAATGGCATTTCCGCTGACAGATTTGCTTATTACTCTTTGCAGTCGGAATAAAGGCGAAGATCGTGCAAAAGTTACTGCATACCTTACTCAGCAGCTTAAGCTTTGTCCTCTGCAGCTTGTAAAGGATTCAACAGCCTTGTGTATGGTTTCTCATACTCTAGCATTGCTTCTTAATGAAGATGAAAATTCGCGAGACATTGCTGCACGTAATGGTATTGCTGTCATAGCAATAGATTTTCTGATAAACTTCAAAGCAGGAATTGTACTAGATAATGAGCTTGTGGTCCCAAAATGTATTACTGCTTTACTTCTTATATTGGACATTTTGTCACAATCCAAGCCTAAGATTCCATGTCAGAGCATCCAAGCTAATCCTGTCGGCTCTTTAGCTGATCCCATCAGTGAGCCATCTCCAATTTCAGCTCCAGAACATGCATCAGAGACAAAGTCAGCTCCTGAAGAAGGACTAGGAAAAAAGTTAGCTGCCGATACTTTGGACAGGGGAATGGACGGAACAATTGAGAATATATTTGGGAGTTCAACTGGGTATCTGACTCTTGAGGAAAGCAGTAGGTTACTGGTAGTAGCTTGTGAGTTGATAAAACTACATGTCCCTCCTCTCGTCATGCAGGCCCTATTACAGTTATGTGCTCGTTTGACAAAAACACATGCTCTCGCTTTGCAATTTCTTGAATTCGGAGGATTGGTCGCTCTTTTTAATATTCCAATAAGCTGCTTCTTTCCTGGATATGACACTGTGGCCTCTGCTATTATACGACATCTCATTGAAGATCCACAGACACTACAAACAGCAATGGAGTTAGAAATTCGGCAGACATTGAGTGGGAATCGCAATGCTGGGCGTGTTGCGGTACGTGCATTTTTGACATCAATGGCACCTGTTATCTCAAGAGATCCAGGTGTTTTCATGAGAGCTGCAGCAAGCGTGTGCCAGTTGGAATCGCCCGGAGGAAGAACGTTTGTTGTATTGTcgaaagaaaaagagaaagaaagagatAAATCAAAAGTCCGCGTAGAATCGGGAGCTCTCCCTAATGAATGTGTCAGGATTTCTGAAAGTAAAATCCATGATATACCAGGTAAGTGTGCAAAAGGACACAAGAAATTTCCTGCAAATCTTGCGCAGGTTATTGATCAGCTGCTTGAAATTTTAATGAAATATTCTGCACCTAAGCGTGAGGAAGGTTGTACAAATTATTCGAGTGCAATGGAGGTAGATGAATCTCTAACCAAGGTGAAAGGTAAGACGAAGGTTGATGATACAAGGAAGACTGAGTCTAACACTGTAGAGAAATCAGCCGGGCTGGCGAAGGTAACTTTTGTGTTGAAGTTATTGAGTGATATTCTTCTCATGTATGTACATGCTGTTGGAGTTATACTTAAACGAGATGCGGAAATCTGTCAACTCCGGGGACTTAATGTTTTGGAATCTGCTGGACACTGTGGGATACTGCATCATGTTTTGAATTATCTTGTTCCTCCATCCGTTGACAGAACATCTGGACCTGATGAATGGAGAGTCAAGTTATCTGAAAAAGCTTCATGGTTTCTAGTGGTTTTGTGTGGTCGATCAAGTGAAGGACGTAGACGTGTGATAAGTGAAATTGTAAAAACTTTAAAATCTCTGTCAAATTTAGAAAGCAATTCATCCAGAAACCATTTATGGCCAGATAAGAAAGTTCTCGCTTTTGTTGACCTGGTCTATTCTATTTTGTCGAAGAACTCGTCTTCTAGTAACTTACCTGGTACAGGGTGCTCCCCGGATATTGCAAAAAGCATGATAGATGGAGGAATAGTTCAGTGTTTATCAAGCATTCTTCAAGTGATAGATTTAGACCATCCTGATGCTTCTGAAGTTGTAAATCTCATACTCAAGGCTTTGGAGATCCTAACTAGAGCTGCTCATGCGGGtgaacaactctttaaacctgAAACTTTGGATAAGAAAAACCTTGTTGGTACAGGTCAGAATTCGGATAATCAAGTTAATGCTACATTGGCCGCTGAGACCGTAGAATCTGATCAGAACCATCGTCTACACCAAAGCAACAGCGAGGGGGGTGCAAACCAACAACCTGATGGAAGTGCTCAGCGTGAAAATGCAGTTCCTAACCAATCCTTAGAGCAAGAGATGAGAATTGAAGTGGATGAAACCGTTACTAGCAATACAGCGACGGATATGGGGATAGATTTTATGCGTGAAGAGATGGAAGATGGTGACATGATAAATAATGCAGAACAAATTGAGATGACTTTTCATGTGGAGAACAGGGGTGACAATGATATGGGTGAAGAAGATGATGATATGGGGGTTGATGGGGAGGATGATGAGGACGATGATGAGGGtgaggatgatgaggaagaccTTGGAGAGGACGGTACTGCCCTGATGTCACTAGCTGATACAGATGTGGAAGATCATGATGACGCTGCACTGGGAGATGATTACAATGATGACATGgttgatgaagatgaagatgattTTCATGAGAATCGTGTTATTGAGGTGAGGTGGAGGGAGGCTCTGGACGGGCTAGATCACCTACAAGTACTTGGGCAACCTGGAGTTGATAGTGGCCTAATTGATGTAGCTGGTGAGCCTTTTGAAGGAGTAAATGTTGATGATCTTTTCGGCCTTCGCAGGCCTATGGGTTTCGATCGCCGTCGTCAGACAAGTAGGAATTCCTTGGAAAGGTCAACTACAGAAGGAAATGGTCTTCAGCATCCTTTCTTGTTGAGAACAACACAGTCAAGTGATCTTGCATCAACTTGGTCTTCAGGAGGAAACTCATCCAGGGATTTAGAGTCACTTTCCGCTGGAAGCTTTGATGTAGCTCACTTGTACATGTTTGATGCACCCGTCCTCCCTTATGATAATGTCCCAATCGGTGTGTTTGGTGAAAGACTTAGTGGTGCATCAGCACCTACATCGGCTGATTTTTCTGTTGGTCTAGAGTCTTTACGGGTTCCGGGACGAAGAGCACCTGGTGTGGGTCGGTGGACCGATGATGGTTATCCTCAAGTAGGCAGTCAGGCTGCAACTGTTGCACAAGCAGTTGAGGAACATTTCATATATCAGCTGCGTGGTAATGCTCCCTCAGAAAATCCTCCCGAAATCCAGTCAAATGTCTCAGAATCGCAGGAGAAACACTCTGATGGTCCTTTGATCAGTGATAGTCAAATAGCTGTACGTATTGATGGAAGTGAAGCACAGCAAAGTGAAGATCAACATTGTGAAAGTGGTCATGAAACAGCTCAAGAAATTAATCAAACTGGTGACGGCATTGGTGTTGGGGTCGAAGAAGTAGGTGGAGATAATCTTGACAGTACATCAAATATTCCTGATAATATGGAGATCGGAGAAGAAGTACCACAGAGTGATGCACCATTTCAGGATTTGAACAATGATGTGTCAGCAACAATAGATTTCCGTTCTAATATTGATACATCAAACTTAGAAATGTCTAATCCTGGACGTGGTGATTGCCATGGTTCTTCAGCTCATGAAGATGATGACATTGTCATGAATGGCAGCCAGATGGAAGAGAATCCGACTGGTGAACCTGTACCTTCTCAAGCTGATGGAGAGGACCAACCTCTAATACCAAACCTTAGGGTCGATCAAGACACTAGTGAGATTAATGTATCCCATTTGAGTGATGAAGCTCCTAATGCAAATGGAATAGATCCGACATTTTTAGAAGCGCTTCCTGAGGATCTCCGTGCAGAAGTTCTTGCTTCGCAGCAAGCTCAGCCCGCTCAACCTGCTCCTGCTCCTACACCTACGTATGCACAACCTACTACTGAAGAAATAGATCCTGAGTTTTTAGCCGCCCTTCCCCCGGATATCCAAGCAGAAGTCTTAGCTCAACAGCGTGCACAGAGGGTTGCACAGCAGGCTGAAGGACGACCTGTTGAAATGGATAATGCTTCAATTATAGCTACTTTTCCTCCAGATTTGCGTGAAGAG GTACTTTTGACTTCATCTGAAGCTGTTTTATCGGCATTACCATCTCCATTACTTGCTGAAGCTCAAATGCTCAGGGACAGGGCAATGAGTCATTATCAGGCTCATAGTCTATTTGGGAATAACCACAGGCATACTCATCGTAGAAATGGCTTAGGATTTGACCGCCAAGCGGTGATGGATAGGGGTGTTGGTGTTACAATAAGTCGACGGACATCTTCCGCTACTGAAGGTTCAAAATTAAAGGAAGTTGAAGGCGAACCTCTCCTGGATGCTAATGCTCTGAAAGCACTGATTAGGCTCCTTCGCTTGGCACAG CCTCTTGGTAAAGGTCTTCTGCAAAGACTCTTGTTGAACTTATGTGCACATAGCATTACAAGGGCAAATTTAATCCGCTATCTTCTGGACATGATCGATCCCGGAACTGAAGGCTCATCTAAATCAACTTGCCAAAGGTTGTATGGGTGTCAGTCTAATGTTGTTTATGGTCGATCTCAGCTGTTACATG GTCTTCCTCCTCTGGTGTTGCGTCGAGTTCTTGAGATAATGACTTATTTGGCCACCAACCATTCTGCTGTTGccaatattttattttattttgatccATCTATTGCCCAGAACTCTTTGCATCCAAATTGCTTGGAGATGAAAACTGACAAGGGGAAAGAAAAGATTGTGGAAGAAAAAGATATGGTAACTTGTACAGGAAGGCCGAGAGAAAGGGATGTGCCTTTAATTTTGTTACTAAAGCTCTTAAGTCAGCCACTTTTCTTGCGCAGTGTTGCTCATTTGGAGCAG GTAATGGGCCTGCTTCAAGTAGTAGTTTTTGCTGCTGCATCAAAGCTGGACTGTGAGGCTCATTCTGAACCAGGAGGAGCTTCAATTTCTGAGACTTTTTCCGTAAAAGCAGGAGTAAGCGGTGTTCAAGACAGTTCGTCTGTGTTGGAACGGGAATCAAATTCAAGCGGTCTACTACAGAACTTAGTGCAGTCTGAAGGGGAATTAGCTCTAGATACCATACAATCTAGTGATGGGTTGACAACATCAGTTAGGCAGAAAAGTTCCAATGCGCGGGACATCTTTATGCAACTGCCACAGTCTGACCTACATAGTCTCTGCAGTCTTCTTGGGCATGAAGG GCTTTCAGACAAAGTTTATCTGCTTGCTGGCGAGATATTGAAGAAGCTGGCACTGGTGGTTGCTCCCCATCGAAAATATTTTATATTAGAGCTTTCAGAGCAGGCTCATAATCTGAGCAGCTCAGCTGTAAGCGAGCTAGTGACACTGAGAAATACACAAATGCTGGGTTTGAGTGCTGGGTCCATGGCTGGGGCAGCAATACTCCGTGTGCTGCAAACACTCAGTTCTCTCACTTTGCCAAAGATAGAGGGGGAGAAATCTGTTGAAAATGATGGTGAACAGGAAGAGCTCGCCACTATGTGGAAGTTAAATGTTTCTCTTGATCCCCTGTGGCAAGAATTGAGCAACTGCATAAGTGCAACTGAATCACAGTTGGCTCAGAGCTCTGTCAACTCAATAATGTCGAACACAAATGTGGGGGAGCAAATACAGGGTACATCCTCTCTATCCCCTCTTCCAcctggaactcagagactattGCCTTTTATTGAGGCCTTCTTGGTGTTATGTGAAAAACTACAAGCAAAATCTTCAATCACACAGCAAGATCATGCCAATGCAACTGCAAGAGAAGTAAAAGAATTTTCGGGGAGTTCAGCATCATTTTCTACAAAGTGCGGAATAGATTCTTTGAGAAGGCTTGATGGTGCTATTACATTTATGAGGTTTGCTGAAAAGCATCGTCGCCTTCTCAATGCCTTTGTTAGGCAGAATCCTAGTTTGCTGGAGAAGTCTCTTTCCATGATTCTTAAAGCACCGAGATTAATCGACTTTGATAACAAAAGAGCCTATTTTCGTTCAAGAATCAGGCAGCAGCATGAACAGCATATCTCTGGTCCATTACGGGTTGGTGTTCGACGAGCATATATTTTGGAGGACTCATATAACCAGTTACGAATGCGACCTACCCAGGAACTGAAGGGGCGATTGAATGTACATTTTCAAGGAGAAGAGGGTATTGATGCTGGTGGTTTGACGAGAGAGTGGTATCAATTGCTGTCAAGGGTTATATTTGACAAAGGAGCTTTACTTTTCACAACTGGCGGAAACAATGCAACTTTCCAGCCTAATCCTAATTCTGTTTACCAAACAGAACATCTGTCGTACTTCAAATTTGTTGGCCGAGTG GTTGCAAAGGCACTTTATGATGGGCAACTGTTAGATGTGTACTTCACTAGGTCCTTCTACAAGCACATTCTTGGTGTGAAGGTTACTTACCATGATATAGAGGCTGTTGATCCTGATTACTACAAAAATTTAAAGTGGATGCTAGAG AATGATGTGAGCGAGATACCTGATCTGACATTTAGTATGGATGCGGATGAAGAAAAACACATCCTTTATGAAAAAACAGAG GTTACGGAGTACGAGCTTAAGCCTGGAGGAGGAAATATACGGGTCACTGAGGAAACAAAGCACGAGTATGTTGACCTTGTGGCTGAACATATTCTCACAAATGCAATTCGTCCTCAAATTAATTCCTTCTTGGAAGGGTTCAATGAGCTGATACCAAGGGAACTTATTTCTATATTTAATGATAAAGAACTTGAGCTTTTAATAAGCGGGCTTCCAGAAATTGAGT TGGATGATTTGAAGACCAATACCGAGTACACTGGCTACACAGTGGCATCTAATGTTGTTCAGTGGTTTTGGGAGGTTGTCAAAACATTTAACAAGGAAGATACAGCAAGATTTTTGCAATTTGTCACTGGTACTTCGAAG GTTCCTTTGGAAGGATTTAAAGCATTGCAAGGAATTTCTGGTCCACAAAAGTTCCAGATTCACAAGGCCTATGGAGCTCCTGAGAGGCTGCCATCAGCGCATACCTG CTTCAATCAATTAGACCTACCCGAGTATGCTTCCAAGGATCAACTTCAAGAACGCTTGCTGCTTGCCATCCATGAAGCTAGTGAAGGGTTTGGATTTGGTTGA